One genomic window of Calidithermus timidus DSM 17022 includes the following:
- a CDS encoding SDR family oxidoreductase translates to MGTILMTGGSGRLGTALRALMPEIVAPPRGELDVTDPESVRRALERHQPKVLLHAAAYTDVARAEQERERCWAVNVGGTRNVVRALQGTGVFLVHISTDYVFWGDRGNYREDDPVGPVRNYYALSKLVAEEVVRVLPQHLIIRTSFRPSPWPYPTAFTDLYTSQDYVEVIAPEIALALRGLERIPYATLHIATERKSVYELAVRTRPEVQPGLRAQSPVALPQDISLDTQRWQSLRQEWGL, encoded by the coding sequence ATGGGCACGATCCTCATGACCGGAGGCAGTGGGCGCCTGGGTACGGCCCTGCGTGCCCTGATGCCCGAGATCGTGGCCCCGCCCCGCGGCGAGCTCGACGTCACCGATCCCGAGAGCGTGCGGCGCGCGCTCGAGCGCCACCAGCCCAAGGTCCTCCTCCACGCGGCGGCCTACACCGACGTCGCCAGGGCCGAGCAGGAGCGCGAGCGGTGCTGGGCGGTCAACGTCGGGGGAACCCGCAACGTCGTGCGGGCCCTCCAGGGCACCGGCGTCTTCTTGGTCCACATCTCCACCGACTACGTCTTCTGGGGCGACCGCGGCAACTACCGCGAGGACGACCCCGTAGGCCCGGTGCGCAACTACTACGCCCTCTCCAAGCTCGTCGCCGAGGAGGTCGTGCGCGTCCTGCCCCAGCACCTCATCATCCGCACCTCCTTCCGCCCCTCGCCCTGGCCCTACCCCACCGCCTTCACCGACCTCTACACCAGCCAGGACTACGTGGAAGTGATCGCCCCGGAGATCGCCCTGGCCCTGAGGGGGCTCGAGCGCATCCCTTACGCCACGCTGCACATCGCCACCGAGCGCAAGTCGGTCTACGAGCTGGCGGTGCGTACGCGGCCGGAGGTGCAGCCGGGATTACGCGCCCAATCACCAGTAGCCCTCCCGCAAGACATCTCCCTCGATACCCAGCGCTGGCAAAGCCTCAGACAAGAATGGGGCTTGTGA